The Ranitomeya variabilis isolate aRanVar5 chromosome 7, aRanVar5.hap1, whole genome shotgun sequence DNA window TGTCCACCATTGGTGTGTATTTCACGGTCAGCACCATCACGGTGAACCACCTGCCTCTTGGCTAATAATCACTCAGCCGTATCATGTGTGACCAGATGGTTGGCACAAGTCCCTCACGTTTCTCTCACTACAATGACAAAATGGCTAATTGTGTAACGAGATAAGACGAGAGCCGCAGGCTGGGACTGGGGAACTGCTGGAAGGTAACGATGGCTAGAGCCGGCGGAGATGGCAGATCTCACGGGATCGTCAGCCAATCCCTTTATTGTAAACTGGGTGGATCATCATTGCTTTTGCTCTTTTCTCTGTAGTAACatttttcacatttatttattCGCGCCTTGTTCATTTAATTTGCGCCTTTTAATAACTTTACTTTGTTTCgtcttattctttttttttttaccaccatgGCTGTGGTTTTGGTTACTCACAtgctttaacccattatctaccaatgtcctttttttggggacgcctaatctttagcttctagcaactaagattttataatttttataactaGGTCCAATATTTTGTGTTGTGTTTggaaaatgaatgtttacaaaataggaaatcatgtcattgtcatttttaattgaatattgggacgcccttttctgaaaaatctgtacttgaaaaaatgttgcaaattaTGTTGCTGATTCATCAGGAccaaaatcattaaaaatctgtcattaaaaaaaaaaaaaagaaaaatgctaatttggcaagtaatgggttaacctAATTCATCATTTGTAACTTTTCGAATTATCGCACACGTTTGTGCAATTGTAATTCAGTACCCTACTGATCtattttgcctatttttttttttttaacagttcaaGACTAGTATGATATTTTCAAGCTTATTGAAAGGGTCGTGTGACCTTTAGAGACAAAAAATAAGAATTTTTGAATTTGAGCAAATTCATCAAATATTGTGCACCAAGATTGAAGAATTTGTCATAAAATTCAGCAACATAAAAGAGACaaacaaaaacttaaaaaaataaatttttgagTTGAAGCCTAAGTCTTTTGTACTATGTCAACAGTTCTTCAACATCTGAAGTTAGATTTAGATCTCTGTCTTGGCGTGAAGATAAGGAGCACGAAGTATTTCTTGCAGGTGCTTATTTCCAATGAAAAACTGGACGATTGAGCACAGTCTTCATTTCTGCGTCTTGCATCTTGAGCGTTTTTGGGGTCTACTAACCCAGGATGCCACAGACATGAAGACTGGCTGCAATGGAGAACCGCATTGAACATCGGACCAGGGCAGCATGAATCTTTTTGCTCACCTTTCTTGAGAAGACATTTTTTATTTCCATACCTTACTAGTATTCTGGTTTATATTCCAGTTGAGCAGTGACGGGATTTTCCAAGAGATTTTAGAGGAGCCCCCGAATCCTGCAGCAGGTAATAAATTCTAATAATATATGTAAATTTGctgattttgtatttttttgctgaTTTGGTGCTAATTACCTGGGTTTTTTTTGCACATATTTCTTTCTCTATTGCCTTATTACTGTTGTAATTATCAGATATTTCTTGTCACAGTCCAGACGTTTCtcttctgtatcttgctcagtgggGGTCGGGCTCATCCTCCTCactttggccatgtctctgagcactgaacaccttgtacttctgtgtcatgctcagtggtggtcgggctcggcctcctcacctcggccgtttgtctgagcactgaacaccttgtacttttgtgtcttgctcagtggtggtcgggctcatccTCCTCactttggccatgtctctgagcactgaacaccttgtacttctgtgtcatgctcagtggtggtcgggctcggcctcctcaccttggctgtttgtctgagcactgaacaccttgtacttttgtgtcttgctcagtggtggtcgggctcggcctcctcacctcggccttgTCTTTGGACATTTAATACCTTGTACTTCTGGCCTACAgggaggtaataattctggaatatggcagcactggaggataatggctgcTGGTGGCTTTACATCTAATTCTTCTCGTATCTTCAGCAGTTACCGTAATCTGCGTCTTTCTTATAACGTGTTGCAACCCTGTTGGATGTCCTTTTCCTTACTTGCATCCATTTTTTTATACCATACCGTGCCCACTGTCGCTGGCATCTACTGCAGTATGTGTGGGCACTACCACCAATGTCACCCATCGTTTTCCTTTGTTCTAGATCTTGCAGAAGAAGTTACTTTCCAAGAAATGGAAAACTTTTATCAAACGCAAGAACGGTGAGAATAAAGTCGGCCCATGGGGATACGAAAATAGACTTAATTGTTGGGACCTCCACCGATACAGAGATTAGTCTGAATATTGTGGAGGTCGAATATACGATGCTGAGCGCTGTACGCTGCTATCTCAGGCTCATGAAAATTGATGTGTAAAGTATCTGATAAGATTCTGCCCTAAATCTACAGATCATGGCCAATACTATTACCACGCACCCTGCTGACTACAGAATATGAGGCCGACATCCGACATTATTAATCTGTATTACAGGAAAAGACCTTCCTTCTCAAGACAATGGCTCACTGATCCTGCCGCCAAGCTCCAGCCTCAGCAATCAACCACTACAAGGTTCCCAAACCTTCCACCGCTTCTGGGGAAAGACGCCAGCAAGCTGGAAAGACTGGGGCTCGGCTACCTAGTGCCGGAGTCTTATTGTGAACCCAACATCTTGCAGCATCACCTAAATCCAAACCCTCTCCGAGACATCAAATACATAAAGGGGCAAATTTGGCATAGTAAGTGCTTACCATGATATACAACCATCTGTAAATGGCTTGTGTGGCGTTATGATGAAGATTAAAGAATTATATGGTCACTATTCTCCCTCCATAGTGTAGgcaaaaagaaaatagaaaatgttTGGCTGAGTTAGGAATATAGGTTTTGTAAACTTGATAAGCCTTTTTAAATTTCTCAGTGACTTATGAGTTATAAGGCTATTCACAGTGTCACAAAATCAACAGAGGGAGAGATGAGTGAACAGTCTCAAGAACCGTTATTACATGGAAACCAAAAGGCTCAGAAAACAATCCATCAGAGGATAAAATTGTCCGGGAACACAGATAAAGTCCAGTACACCTTGTACTCTGTGTCCATGGTAGTTTCGAATCTGTTCTTCACAGAGTCTGAAAACCACATAAAAATCTacattttatgcagcatttttttctgctacaaAAACCCAAACGTGTGCACAGACTAGGTCTTGGCTAACATGGTTAGTCCGGACACGAGCTCCAGACAGTTTAGCGTTTTATTTCCCCAATCCACAGAAGCCTCCTTACCTTGTGTAGCCACCATAGCGTGAAGATATTGCAGCTAATGACGCACAATCTCAATCTTCAGAAATAcagtttaatcttttttttttttttttaaagacaataCGTGCTgtatacaaaaatatttagacgtgaaagtcctcagtggtcaatagccattaaaaggtaactgAAAAGCTCTTTTCAGGTAGCCATTAAAaggatcaaccactgaggactctcacgtctaaatatttttctatctactgactaacacggtacaaagagagagatatatatattttatctttcTTTCCTGCGGTATACAAGTAATCCAAGAAGATTCAAAGCAGAAAAGGAAAAAGCGAGAGCAACCCTGCGCCGAGATACAGAAAGCCACATGGCAGCCTTTACTTGACAGGTTATACTTCCAATCTTAATGCTTTTCTTTTGTCTTTAAGGGTTGGGTTCAGCAGAAACTTCTAGGGATAGCAAGGTAAGTTTCCTTACATACAGCCATGTGTTGACCGCGGACGCcacatcttaggcctctttcacacttccgtcttttcatatccgttgcaatgcgtcgttttgggaaaaatacggatcctgcaaatgtgccagcaggatccgtttttcccatagacttgtattagcgacggatcgcgacgcatggtcacacgtcgcatccgttgtgcgacggatccgtcatgttttagcggaccgtcgtctggaaaaacgttcaatgtaatgttCTTGTCTGCGTcaggaaaacgtgtcgcgacggatcctgcggcatacgtcgttgactagaatggaagcctatggacgcaggatccgtcgtgagacgtcgtatgacggaatccagcgctggaatccgttttttttttttacactgcgcatgctcagaatcaggaatttgtagccaattggccagacaggccccaaatctatataaacctggcctgggcgtcacccccaaatgtgccagcaagactcctgccagcctgaagacagccagccagtcaatatattggtttccctattttccagtagccaatcacatttgggagactcccatttttaggcatagaaaacggatccgtcaaaaaaaaaatggaagaaacggagggtaaaaacggatgcaatggATCCAGTTTTCaacggaaccgtctagcggatctgtcgaaatactggatgcgttccatccgtttttcactattttttacgcatccgtcgatacgttgcatggacgcattgtgacggattaaaaaaaaaacagaagtgtgaaaatagccttaggcttctttcacactagcatcggtacgggaccgacgcatactgtgaaaaaaataccCAACgtaggcagcggaagcagtcttacgacgcttccgctgccccattgcaaggtccggggaggagggagcggagtttcggccacgcatgcgcggtcgaaaatggcggtctcgacgcacaaaaaaagttacatgtaactttttttgtggcggcggtccgccaaaacatgacgcaaccgtcgcaatgagtcgctaataaaagtctatggaaaaaaaacgcatcctgcgggcaactttgcaggatgcgttttttctccacaacgacgcattgcgacgtgcagtgcccgacgctagtgtgaaagtagcctaagtctcgtACGATGTTTGTACACGTTTACACTGTAAAGTTGCCAAACATTACATAGTTCCCTGTGACCTTGTATGTATGGAGGCCCTTCAGTGCTCCGACCAGTAGATGTTGGGTAATCAACAGGTCAGACACATTACTTTGTTCGTTCAAGGAAACAGATTATTCCTGAAAGAAAACCGGTCACTTTATAATGGAATCTGTAAAAGAGAAATGCATTTTTGCCTCTATAAATATTGTTTATAGGGGGGCGGCCATACTGGAGGCATACACTTCCTTTATGGTTTACCTGCACAGATACTGACAATGGttgtatgttttaaccccttctcgacaggGCCAAATTCCATTTTTGCGTTTCCGTttcttcctcccagagccataactcatttatttttctgtccatatagAAGTTTGagggcgggacgagttgtacttttgaatgacagcatttcatttTGCCACATTGTGTACTGAACATGTCCAATTTTATTGTTTTAGTGGTGagggtaaaaaacaaacaaactgaaatttgcccccaaattttgggggttcTCACCATTTTCCAAAACTcttaacattttatttttctgctgataaagctgtatgatagcttattttttttgcagggctagacgacatttttattaatatcattcTGCAACAGATGcaactttttgatcgcttgttatagcattttttgtggaattgtggcaaccaaaaaaaaaaaaaagcaattttgttGTTCTTGAATTTATTCTGTTTAAAGTGTTTACCGATCGGGTTAgtagtttttatattttgatagatcgtacTTTTCTGAATGTGGCAGTACCACATATATAAAAAGAATgtatttattttcaatggggaaaaAGGTGGACAATTTAAActtataaatttatttttttttatacttttcactGTTGTTGTTAGCCTCCTTACGGAACTTGAAGATGCGATTGTCtaatcggttgtgttatatacagaGATGTGACAGCAtcgctgcatatagcagaaatcacggtTTCCTTTGAAGCCCGGCCACAGGTAGGGCTACAAGCGAGCTCCATCATAACAGGCACAGGGGTCAACAGCTGACCCCAGGATATCATaagcaacccatcggcgacccgtgaGCACATAACCGGCACGCCGATGGGCAGAGAGAAAGATGCACAACCATGCTGGCctgtgttaaatgcagctgtcagattgACAGGTTAACAATCGTGGGCGTAGAACGGCTCCACCACAATTGTTAGCGTCAGGTCCTGGCTGTAATTCACAGCCCGCTCCATACATCCACTTCAGACTTGCGCCATACATATACGGCATATGTCGTGAAGGGTTTAAGGCAGCTGCAAACTTCAGATTAATATACAGAAGAAATATTGAGCACAAAGACTAGGAAGTGACATGGGAGCTGTCTATGACGATGGTGTTAATATCCCACTTTATACAGCTGCAGAATTAAGCGGTCATTAAATTTCTAGCTTTTAACGAGATAACTCTGCTGACCATGTCTCGGTTTACACAGTAAAGCTGAACAGTGAGCTACAAAAGAAAGGAGGTTCTGATGCATTTAAATGTAAAGACTATTATTTTCTGAGACCGTTTGAAACGTTCTTAACTTTTCTTCTACTTTAGACTTTTCCACCACTGACTCCTTCCTCTCGATCTCCAATCCCTGCCAAACTCAGACCTTTGTCAAAGATCATTTCAAGACACAAAGAAGCCACTAGATCAAGTACAGCTCTACCTTCTGACCACCTTGCAGATTTGAAAAGTGGAAAGATTCCTAATGAGCTGAAGCTTCAGAAATCGATGCAAGACGCAGAAGACCTAGTCTTGTCCAGAGAGATGGTGCAGATAAGTTTGGAGAGTTGCATTAGTTCTGAAAATCAGCAAAGTTCTAGGGATGATCACACATCAAAAAATGCAGAGGACAGAGGCAGGACTGGATCTAGAAGAAGAGAGTCTACAGAGAATGGGGAAATAGCAAGAAGACACATAAGCTGCCGAGGCTCGAAAACGTTGCTGCATACTAATGACAAAGCAAACTGCGTAGAGGCAGATGGATCTCTACACATTGAGCATTTACAATTACATGAAAGCTTCAGGAAAAACCAGGCGAGCGCGATGGACGATCCGCCATGCACAAGAGAAGAAACAGAACTGGAGAAACACGGCAAAAACAAGACAATTGAAGAAAATTTGGGAACAGCTACACCAGCCACTGATGACACCAAGAAGAAATCCGAGCTCAAAACCATCGACCTCTCAAGGACACCCAGAACGAGTCACATACCGTTTGTTCACATcacattttctgagcagaagcccgaGATAGAGATTTACTCTTCCCCAAGCAAACCTCTTTTTACAAAACGAAAAACAAAGCCTGGCTCTCTACTGCATAACGTGAACCACAGTTTTAATATTCTTGCCCAAAAAGAGAACGAAAAGACTAAAAAAAGCAGAAAGACCAGAATCATGTCTGCTCCCGATAACACAAAACAACAAAGACCTCTGTCGAACAGCAATCGATGCAATGGGAAAAGCGTTCCTTTACCAACCCTGGTATATTCATCGGTGCCATCATCTTCGAAAGTGTCCAAAAGAGTTGCCAGTTCTGCACAAGGAAGTGCAAACAGAAATATCGAACGATCTCAAACCCAACTCTCGATTTACTCACAGAAGCAAATAAACTCTCCAAGTAATACTTCTATTTTGCCAAGATCAAAGTGTTCCCATGATTTCCAAGATATAAAATACAGTGATATGTTTTTGGAGATAACATCACAACAAGGCGCTGGTCCGGTCATGTACCAAATGTTCCCACCTTCTGTCTTTGTCAATGCTTCCAACTCTGGTAGAGAAACCAACTCCGCTTCTTCCACTAGGAGTTGTTCCTCAAAAAGTTCTTGTTCAAGTTCCTCAAGACACAACAGTGCAAGATCCAAAAGAACTAAAGCAAAGGGCAAGAAGAGTCCATCCGCTACGAGCCATCGCCGCCAAAATTCAGC harbors:
- the MAP3K19 gene encoding mitogen-activated protein kinase kinase kinase 19 isoform X3; translated protein: MNLSIWVENSQEMSPLALTDHQCVHGRPLFWNLMSVRTLMQLSSDGIFQEILEEPPNPAADLAEEVTFQEMENFYQTQERKRPSFSRQWLTDPAAKLQPQQSTTTRFPNLPPLLGKDASKLERLGLGYLVPESYCEPNILQHHLNPNPLRDIKYIKGQIWHRLGSAETSRDSKTFPPLTPSSRSPIPAKLRPLSKIISRHKEATRSSTALPSDHLADLKSGKIPNELKLQKSMQDAEDLVLSREMVQISLESCISSENQQSSRDDHTSKNAEDRGRTGSRRRESTENGEIARRHISCRGSKTLLHTNDKANCVEADGSLHIEHLQLHESFRKNQASAMDDPPCTREETELEKHGKNKTIEENLGTATPATDDTKKKSELKTIDLSRTPRTSHIPFVHITFSEQKPEIEIYSSPSKPLFTKRKTKPGSLLHNVNHSFNILAQKENEKTKKSRKTRIMSAPDNTKQQRPLSNSNRCNGKSVPLPTLVYSSVPSSSKVSKRVASSAQGSANRNIERSQTQLSIYSQKQINSPSNTSILPRSKCSHDFQDIKYSDMFLEITSQQGAGPVMYQMFPPSVFVNASNSGRETNSASSTRSCSSKSSCSSSSRHNSARSKRTKAKGKKSPSATSHRRQNSASKLEKVESKTENIIIISGVDWEIKTEKQEEDHVVLPSDEMMDSKHPIFELPTIKEATLENSITIHETIKENLKMLRELERRSINMESNKPENVDQGLLKEVSVQQDNGLTDNSCHGEDLKTGSSPRAEETLRTPKVEALEDWVHDDRCQKGTSTETKNNADFTYSTQECHSFVGSEHLTAELISCLENLMISEEFTGTVVDDRKDGDHSTTFRERQADDGHTDQSQVITNPSLKDQKSDLNNSHPTANHSGLHHERSIHWIKGEVLGRGAYGTVYRGLTSQGELIAAKQVTLHGSEPAVAEKEYKKLQEEVDLLKTLKHINIVGYLGTSFDETVVTIFMEYVPGGSISSILRHFGPLQEVVISRYTSHILQGIAYLHKNRVVHRDIKGNNVMLMPNGVIKLIDFGCAKRLNGLSINGTHGELLQSMHGTPYWMAPEVISESGHGEKSDIWSIGCTVFEMATGKPPLAHMERMAAMFYIGVEKGLMPTLPDHFSRRAREFVNLCLTRDQEKRPSAEQLHQHSFVSWTS